A genomic region of Prochlorococcus marinus XMU1405 contains the following coding sequences:
- a CDS encoding class II fumarate hydratase, which yields MTKNFRIEKDSMGTIKVPMEALWGAQTQRSIINFSIGEELIPIELIYSLTLIKKAASIANFNLGLIDKRKKDLIVEACTEILDGLHDSQFPLKVWQTGSGTQTNMNVNEVISNIAALKTNSELGSHQPIHPNDDVNKSQSTNDTFPAAIQISVVNEIIKNLVPTIRELTKVLDKKSEEWKNLIKIGRTHFQDAVPLTFGQEISGWSEQLKDAENAIIMSLNELYFLPLGGTAVGTGINCPKGFCEMSIKSISDDTNLMFYKSKNNFSIMASHDRLAQVMSQIKILAGALFKISNDIKILSSGPRSGIYELIIPQNEPGSSIMPGKVNPTQCEALSMVCTQIMGLEYAVSMANSSGTLQMNEYKPLIGFNILTSLKLLKNVIENFRIKLVDGMEPNQKRMKLNLENSLMLVTAIVPKVGYEKAAEIANLAFKESLNLKEATIKSGYLNEDEFDEAMNINSMI from the coding sequence ATGACCAAAAACTTTAGGATTGAAAAAGATAGTATGGGAACTATAAAGGTTCCCATGGAAGCTTTGTGGGGTGCTCAAACACAAAGATCGATAATAAATTTTTCTATTGGAGAAGAATTAATTCCAATTGAGTTAATTTATTCACTGACCCTCATTAAAAAAGCTGCTTCAATTGCGAATTTCAATTTAGGTTTAATAGATAAAAGGAAAAAAGATTTGATTGTAGAGGCATGTACAGAAATACTTGATGGGCTTCACGATTCACAGTTTCCCTTAAAGGTTTGGCAAACAGGTAGTGGCACGCAAACAAATATGAATGTTAATGAGGTAATTTCAAATATTGCAGCTTTAAAAACTAATTCAGAGCTTGGTAGTCATCAACCAATTCATCCGAATGATGATGTAAATAAATCTCAGTCAACTAATGACACTTTTCCTGCTGCTATTCAAATATCTGTTGTTAATGAAATAATCAAAAATTTAGTTCCAACGATCAGAGAACTTACTAAGGTACTTGATAAAAAAAGTGAAGAATGGAAAAACCTTATAAAGATAGGAAGAACCCATTTTCAAGATGCAGTTCCACTTACTTTTGGGCAAGAAATATCAGGATGGTCAGAGCAACTTAAAGATGCTGAGAATGCAATTATTATGAGTCTGAATGAATTGTATTTCTTACCTCTGGGGGGAACTGCGGTTGGTACAGGGATTAATTGTCCAAAAGGATTTTGTGAAATGTCTATAAAATCAATTTCCGATGATACTAATCTAATGTTCTATAAATCAAAAAATAATTTTTCTATCATGGCCTCGCATGACCGTCTTGCTCAAGTAATGAGTCAGATAAAAATATTAGCAGGTGCATTATTTAAAATTTCAAATGATATAAAAATTCTATCTTCTGGTCCAAGATCAGGAATATATGAACTAATTATTCCTCAAAATGAACCTGGAAGTTCTATTATGCCGGGTAAAGTGAATCCAACTCAATGCGAAGCCTTATCCATGGTTTGTACTCAGATAATGGGTCTTGAATATGCAGTCTCAATGGCAAATTCTAGCGGCACTTTACAGATGAATGAATATAAACCTCTTATTGGATTTAATATTCTCACAAGCTTAAAATTACTTAAAAATGTAATAGAAAACTTCAGAATAAAATTAGTGGATGGTATGGAACCTAATCAAAAGAGAATGAAGTTAAATTTAGAAAATTCACTAATGTTGGTTACAGCCATAGTGCCAAAAGTTGGTTATGAAAAAGCAGCTGAAATTGCAAACCTTGCCTTCAAAGAATCATTAAATTTAAAAGAGGCAACAATTAAATCAGGTTATTTAAACGAAGATGAATTTGATGAAGCAATGAATATCAATTCAATGATTTGA
- the atpB gene encoding F0F1 ATP synthase subunit A codes for MFFNSLLTNFAALEVGQHLYWQIGNIRLHGQVFLTSWILLGALLVFISLGTKKMENDPKGLQNLLEFLWDYIRDLARTQIGEKVYRDWMPFIGTLFLFVFVSNWGGALIPWRLIKLPSGELGAPTADINTTIALALLVSLSYFYAGLSNKGWRYFEYYVHPTPIMLPFKILEDFTKPLSLSFRLFGNILADELVVGVLVFLVPLILPIPVMFLGLFTSAIQALIFATLAAYYIGEAVEEHH; via the coding sequence ATGTTTTTTAATTCCTTGCTAACAAATTTTGCAGCATTAGAAGTTGGTCAACATCTTTATTGGCAAATTGGAAATATCAGACTACATGGGCAGGTATTTTTAACATCTTGGATTTTATTAGGAGCTTTATTAGTTTTTATTTCTTTAGGAACTAAAAAAATGGAAAATGATCCTAAAGGCCTTCAAAACTTGCTTGAGTTCCTCTGGGATTACATAAGAGATCTTGCTAGGACTCAAATAGGTGAAAAAGTATACAGAGATTGGATGCCATTTATAGGTACTTTATTTTTATTCGTCTTTGTTAGTAATTGGGGAGGAGCTTTAATTCCTTGGAGATTGATTAAGTTACCAAGTGGAGAATTAGGAGCACCTACTGCAGATATCAATACAACTATAGCTTTGGCTTTATTGGTGTCGCTTTCTTATTTCTATGCAGGTTTAAGCAATAAGGGTTGGAGATACTTCGAATATTATGTTCATCCAACTCCTATTATGCTTCCCTTCAAAATTCTAGAGGACTTTACAAAACCTTTATCACTCTCTTTCAGGCTATTTGGAAATATTTTGGCTGATGAGCTTGTTGTTGGTGTTCTAGTCTTTTTGGTACCGCTAATTCTCCCAATACCTGTTATGTTCCTTGGATTATTTACTAGTGCAATTCAGGCATTGATTTTTGCAACTTTAGCGGCCTACTACATTGGAGAAGCTGTTGAAGAACATCATTAG
- the queF gene encoding preQ(1) synthase, which produces MSTAKLEDSTQRPLYGERIIEESKIICFDNPNKKRIYEISIQLPEFTCKCPFSGYPDFAKLNIIYQPNLKVYELKSLKLYINNFRDIKISHEEVVNRIMDDLVNEGSPHWIHLNAAFNPRGNVSMQLDIFSGQKRS; this is translated from the coding sequence ATGAGTACAGCTAAATTAGAAGATTCGACTCAAAGACCGCTATATGGTGAGAGAATTATTGAAGAATCAAAAATAATTTGTTTCGATAATCCAAATAAGAAAAGAATTTATGAAATTTCTATTCAGTTACCTGAATTTACATGTAAGTGCCCCTTTTCTGGTTATCCAGATTTTGCAAAGCTAAATATTATTTATCAACCTAATTTGAAAGTCTATGAGTTGAAGTCTTTAAAGCTTTATATTAATAATTTTAGGGATATAAAAATATCACATGAGGAAGTTGTGAATAGAATTATGGATGATTTAGTGAATGAAGGATCACCTCACTGGATACATTTAAATGCTGCATTCAACCCCAGAGGGAATGTTTCTATGCAGTTAGATATTTTTAGTGGGCAGAAAAGAAGTTAA
- a CDS encoding P-II family nitrogen regulator — protein MKKIEAIIRPFKLEDVKIALVNSGIVGMTVSEVRGFGRQKGQVERYRGSEFTVEFLQKLKVEVVVEDEKVNSVIDAIAEAAKTGEIGDGKIFITSIDSVVRIRTGDKDEEAL, from the coding sequence ATGAAGAAAATTGAAGCAATCATACGTCCATTTAAGTTGGAGGATGTAAAAATTGCATTAGTAAATTCCGGTATTGTTGGAATGACAGTTAGTGAAGTTAGAGGTTTTGGAAGGCAAAAAGGACAAGTTGAAAGATATAGAGGTTCAGAATTTACAGTGGAATTCCTTCAAAAACTTAAAGTAGAAGTTGTCGTAGAAGATGAAAAGGTTAATTCAGTCATAGATGCGATTGCTGAAGCAGCAAAAACTGGAGAGATAGGTGACGGAAAAATATTCATCACATCAATTGATTCAGTTGTAAGAATTAGAACTGGCGACAAAGACGAAGAAGCTCTTTAA
- the atpE gene encoding ATP synthase F0 subunit C translates to MDSITSAASVVAAGLAVGLGAIGPGLGQGNAAQGAVEGIARQPEAEGKIRGTLLLSFAFMESLTIYGLVVALVLLFANPFS, encoded by the coding sequence ATGGATTCGATTACTTCCGCTGCATCAGTTGTAGCTGCTGGTTTAGCAGTTGGTCTAGGTGCTATTGGCCCAGGTCTTGGACAAGGTAACGCAGCTCAAGGTGCTGTTGAGGGTATTGCCCGTCAGCCAGAAGCTGAAGGCAAAATCAGAGGAACTCTTCTTTTGTCTTTCGCTTTCATGGAGTCATTAACAATTTACGGATTAGTTGTGGCTTTGGTACTACTTTTTGCGAATCCTTTTTCCTAA
- a CDS encoding cytochrome c biogenesis protein CcdA encodes MQNGLNSPGPFTIFLVFSAGLLTSLGPCSLSLLPVTIAYIGGTEKNKFKLISFSGGVVFSLVALGAASGFLGKIYGQIPAYYTSIVALIAIIMGLNLLGILKFQFPNGPDLKKIEDKIPSPIAPFAIGTTFGLASSPCITPVLATLLAWVSQAKNPIISIIFLFFFGIGQVSPLIIAGATTENLKNFLELRKFSQIIPTLSGIFLVAIGLLNLFSNWI; translated from the coding sequence ATGCAGAATGGTCTTAATAGTCCTGGTCCATTTACTATATTTTTGGTTTTCAGCGCAGGACTTTTAACAAGTCTTGGACCATGCTCATTATCATTACTTCCAGTGACAATTGCTTATATAGGAGGAACGGAGAAAAATAAATTTAAACTTATTAGTTTTTCAGGAGGAGTAGTTTTTTCGCTTGTTGCACTGGGGGCTGCGAGTGGATTCTTAGGTAAAATATACGGGCAAATTCCAGCTTATTACACTTCGATTGTTGCCTTGATAGCAATAATAATGGGTTTAAATTTACTAGGAATTTTAAAGTTTCAGTTCCCGAATGGACCTGATCTAAAAAAAATAGAGGACAAGATACCATCCCCCATAGCACCTTTTGCAATAGGAACTACTTTTGGACTAGCCTCTTCACCTTGCATTACTCCAGTTTTAGCAACTCTTCTTGCTTGGGTATCGCAAGCTAAAAACCCGATAATCTCAATTATTTTTTTATTTTTCTTTGGCATAGGCCAAGTCTCTCCACTAATTATTGCGGGAGCCACAACAGAAAACTTAAAAAATTTTTTAGAGCTTAGAAAATTTAGTCAAATAATTCCTACCTTAAGTGGGATATTTTTAGTAGCAATAGGTTTATTAAATTTATTTTCAAATTGGATTTAA
- a CDS encoding TlyA family RNA methyltransferase — protein sequence MIKKSRLDLYLLNKGLCETRQKAQGLILAGKVRDINGKVLDKPGQQVLIGSEFFIDSAPMFVSRGGEKLLEAFKKLEIKVKDKICIDAGISTGGFTDCLLQQGAKLVYGIDVGYGQTAWKIRNNPKVILFERTNIRNLKPNDLLSRSNELPNFVVADLSFISLKLVFKSISNLLEGDCIEGIFLIKPQFEVGKDKVSKGGVVRNPKFHTEAIESVIYAAKNFQWNIKNLIASPLVGPAGNHEYLAWMTLGSQSNKSINSEYIQNLVKETL from the coding sequence ATGATTAAAAAAAGTAGATTAGATCTTTATCTTCTAAATAAAGGTTTATGTGAAACTCGTCAAAAAGCCCAAGGTTTAATTCTCGCGGGCAAGGTTAGAGATATCAATGGGAAAGTATTGGATAAACCTGGACAACAAGTATTAATTGGATCTGAGTTTTTTATTGATTCCGCGCCTATGTTTGTATCAAGGGGCGGCGAAAAATTATTGGAGGCATTTAAAAAACTTGAAATTAAAGTAAAAGACAAAATATGTATTGACGCAGGAATCTCTACTGGGGGTTTTACTGATTGCTTATTGCAACAAGGCGCAAAGTTAGTTTATGGGATAGATGTTGGTTATGGACAAACTGCATGGAAGATTAGAAATAACCCAAAAGTTATACTTTTTGAACGAACTAATATTCGAAATTTAAAACCTAATGATCTTTTATCTAGAAGTAATGAATTACCAAATTTTGTTGTTGCTGATTTGTCTTTTATTTCATTAAAGTTAGTTTTTAAATCTATTAGTAATTTATTAGAAGGTGATTGTATTGAGGGAATATTTTTAATTAAACCCCAATTTGAGGTAGGTAAAGATAAAGTCAGTAAAGGAGGTGTTGTTCGCAATCCTAAATTCCATACTGAGGCTATAGAGTCTGTTATCTATGCTGCTAAGAATTTCCAATGGAATATAAAGAATTTGATAGCTTCTCCGCTGGTAGGTCCTGCTGGGAATCATGAATATCTAGCTTGGATGACCTTAGGAAGTCAATCAAATAAAAGTATTAATAGTGAATATATACAAAATTTAGTAAAAGAAACTCTTTGA
- a CDS encoding F0F1 ATP synthase subunit B, with product MNLTLLATEGFGLNFNLFETNILNWAVVVFGLYKFLPGFLGKMLQKRREGILLELKDAEDRLQNATQALEKAKKDLSSAEEKASQIKADSLKRSESIRMESEKKAIEEMARIKQSAISDESSEASRAISQLRKEAVELAIKKALESLPNRLDKTTQENLVTQSINNIEVN from the coding sequence ATGAATTTAACTCTTTTAGCTACAGAAGGTTTTGGATTGAACTTCAATTTATTCGAAACTAATATCCTTAATTGGGCTGTAGTGGTTTTCGGTCTTTATAAATTTTTGCCTGGTTTCTTAGGTAAAATGCTTCAAAAAAGGAGAGAAGGAATCCTTCTTGAATTAAAAGATGCTGAAGATCGACTCCAAAATGCAACTCAAGCTTTAGAAAAGGCGAAGAAAGATTTATCTTCAGCAGAAGAAAAAGCTTCTCAAATTAAAGCTGATTCTCTTAAAAGATCTGAATCAATCAGAATGGAAAGCGAGAAAAAAGCGATAGAGGAGATGGCACGAATTAAACAAAGTGCAATCTCTGATGAAAGCTCTGAAGCATCCAGAGCAATTTCTCAACTAAGAAAAGAAGCTGTTGAACTGGCAATTAAGAAAGCTTTAGAATCTCTCCCAAATCGACTTGATAAAACAACACAAGAAAATTTGGTAACTCAATCAATTAACAATATTGAGGTGAACTAA
- a CDS encoding FtsW/RodA/SpoVE family cell cycle protein, whose protein sequence is MEISQEKIKYKRISKRKKTFSSSYKKNLSNLTDSIFPLPWTIWPYEAKILIVLIGIWSILGICILGSSSWWVASREMGHWAYFLKKQIIWTIPGIGLFYFLLNTNIRNLLKFSRIIFYILFFLIFLTNFTGITVNGSSRWLVLGSLRLQPSELIKPFLILEASNLFAHWNLVKNDKKLISIISFGLLILLILKQPNLSTASLTGILLWVMGLCGGVKLSSLCSFASIGFITGCISILNNEYQKLRVTSFINPWKDQQENGFQLVQSLLAIGSGGLFGKGFGLSIQKLQYLPFMYTDFIFAIFAEEFGLLGCTLFLGFLAVFSYISLRISLKCRNNYTKLVAIGCGVLLTGQSIMHIAVATGSMPTTGLPLPFISYGGNSLIASFFIAGMLVRCSLESTGLIGMINTRKTLN, encoded by the coding sequence TTGGAGATAAGTCAAGAAAAAATAAAATATAAAAGAATTTCTAAAAGAAAAAAAACCTTTAGTTCTAGTTACAAGAAAAATTTAAGCAATTTAACAGATTCTATATTTCCATTACCTTGGACGATATGGCCTTACGAGGCAAAAATCCTCATTGTCCTCATTGGAATTTGGTCAATATTAGGAATATGCATACTAGGATCATCAAGTTGGTGGGTAGCTAGTAGGGAAATGGGACATTGGGCTTATTTCCTTAAAAAACAAATCATTTGGACAATTCCAGGAATTGGTCTTTTTTATTTCCTTCTTAATACAAACATTAGAAATCTTTTAAAGTTTTCAAGAATTATTTTTTACATTTTATTCTTTCTCATTTTCCTTACAAATTTTACTGGAATTACAGTTAATGGATCTTCAAGATGGCTAGTGCTTGGCAGTTTACGTCTGCAGCCATCTGAATTAATTAAACCTTTTCTAATTCTAGAAGCTTCTAATCTTTTCGCACATTGGAATCTAGTGAAGAATGATAAAAAATTAATTTCAATAATATCCTTTGGTTTATTAATTTTATTAATACTAAAACAGCCTAATTTAAGTACTGCTTCATTAACTGGAATTCTTCTTTGGGTAATGGGTTTATGTGGAGGAGTAAAACTTAGCTCTCTTTGCTCATTTGCTTCAATAGGTTTCATTACTGGATGTATCAGCATCCTTAATAACGAATATCAAAAACTGAGAGTTACTTCATTTATAAATCCTTGGAAAGATCAACAAGAAAATGGATTTCAATTAGTTCAGAGTTTATTAGCTATAGGTTCAGGTGGTCTATTTGGCAAAGGTTTTGGACTGTCCATACAAAAATTACAGTATCTACCGTTTATGTATACAGATTTTATTTTTGCCATTTTTGCGGAAGAATTTGGTTTATTGGGGTGTACTTTATTCTTGGGATTTTTAGCAGTATTCTCTTATATAAGTTTAAGAATTAGTCTTAAGTGCAGGAACAACTATACAAAATTAGTTGCTATCGGATGTGGTGTATTGTTGACTGGTCAATCAATAATGCATATTGCTGTAGCAACAGGTTCAATGCCTACTACAGGCTTACCACTACCCTTCATTAGTTATGGTGGCAATTCATTAATAGCTTCTTTTTTTATTGCAGGAATGTTAGTGAGATGTTCATTAGAGTCAACAGGTTTGATTGGTATGATTAATACACGAAAGACTCTTAATTAG
- a CDS encoding F0F1 ATP synthase subunit B': MLAFNFFGATEGGLFDINATLPLMAIQVVALTYILNSLFFKPVGNVVEKREKFVSNNIIEAKNKLSEVKKLEADLLTQLQSARSEAQRIVSEAENESDKLYKEALELANNEANASKEKARLEIESQTSAARDQLSKQADDLSELIVNRLILEK; the protein is encoded by the coding sequence ATGTTGGCCTTTAATTTTTTTGGTGCTACAGAAGGTGGATTATTTGATATTAATGCCACTTTGCCACTAATGGCAATACAAGTAGTTGCGCTTACTTACATATTAAATTCTCTCTTTTTTAAGCCTGTTGGCAATGTTGTAGAAAAAAGAGAAAAGTTTGTAAGTAATAATATTATTGAGGCCAAAAATAAACTTTCTGAGGTTAAAAAATTAGAAGCTGATTTATTAACTCAGCTTCAAAGTGCTCGTTCAGAAGCCCAAAGAATTGTTAGCGAAGCTGAGAATGAGTCTGACAAGCTTTATAAAGAAGCACTAGAACTTGCTAATAATGAAGCAAATGCTTCAAAAGAAAAGGCAAGACTAGAAATTGAAAGTCAGACGTCCGCTGCTCGTGATCAACTTTCTAAACAGGCTGATGATCTAAGCGAACTTATTGTTAATAGATTGATTCTAGAAAAATGA
- the purB gene encoding adenylosuccinate lyase: MIERYTLPEMGEIWTESAKFQSWLKVEIAACEANFSLGKIPENAMKEIRSNAKFDESRITEIEKEVKHDVIAFLTSVNEFVGDSGRYIHVGMTSSDVLDTGLSLQLVDSCELLLEEIENLENEVRLLARKHKNTLMIGRSHAIHGEPISFGFKLAGWLAEIIRNKKRLLTLKDSVAIGQISGAMGTYANTNPKVEQITCDLLGLKPDTASTQVISRDRHAEYVQTIALVGASLDRFATEIRNLQRTDVLEVEEGFTKGQKGSSAMPHKRNPIRSERVSGLARILRSYVLTALENVPLWHERDISHSSNERIMLPDVSICLHFMLREMQDIVSNLQVYPKNMLKNLNIYGGVIFSQKVLLLLVEKGLSREKAYSLVQKNAHQAWNTQNGDFKQNIERDNEIMDFIDQSDLEECFNPSIHLNNLSVIWEKLGI, from the coding sequence GTGATTGAGCGTTACACATTACCCGAAATGGGGGAAATCTGGACTGAAAGTGCAAAATTCCAGAGTTGGCTTAAGGTTGAAATAGCTGCATGTGAAGCAAATTTTTCCCTCGGGAAAATCCCTGAGAATGCCATGAAAGAGATACGTTCAAATGCAAAGTTTGATGAATCTAGAATTACAGAAATTGAGAAAGAAGTTAAACATGATGTCATAGCATTTCTTACAAGCGTTAATGAATTTGTAGGAGATTCAGGAAGATACATACATGTTGGCATGACCAGTAGTGATGTACTTGATACTGGCTTATCTCTTCAGTTAGTAGATTCTTGCGAATTGTTATTAGAAGAAATTGAGAACCTAGAAAATGAGGTCAGATTATTAGCAAGGAAGCATAAAAATACATTAATGATTGGCAGATCTCATGCAATTCATGGTGAGCCAATTTCCTTCGGTTTTAAACTTGCTGGATGGTTAGCAGAAATAATAAGGAACAAAAAAAGATTGTTAACTCTGAAAGATTCCGTAGCAATTGGACAAATAAGTGGTGCAATGGGAACTTACGCTAATACGAATCCTAAAGTAGAACAAATAACTTGTGATTTACTCGGCTTAAAACCTGATACAGCAAGTACGCAGGTTATATCAAGAGACAGGCATGCAGAATATGTGCAAACTATTGCACTAGTTGGCGCTTCTTTAGATAGATTCGCAACTGAAATAAGAAATTTACAAAGAACTGATGTTTTGGAAGTTGAGGAGGGCTTTACAAAAGGGCAAAAAGGAAGTTCTGCCATGCCTCATAAAAGAAATCCTATTCGAAGTGAAAGAGTAAGTGGTTTAGCAAGAATTTTGAGGAGTTACGTCTTAACAGCACTTGAAAATGTTCCACTTTGGCACGAAAGAGATATAAGCCATAGTTCAAATGAACGTATCATGCTACCTGACGTATCAATCTGCTTGCATTTTATGCTCAGGGAAATGCAAGATATAGTAAGCAATTTACAAGTTTATCCAAAAAATATGCTCAAAAATTTAAATATATATGGTGGTGTAATCTTTAGTCAGAAAGTTTTACTTTTGCTTGTAGAGAAGGGCTTGTCTAGAGAAAAAGCTTATAGCTTAGTACAAAAAAATGCGCATCAGGCATGGAATACTCAGAATGGGGATTTCAAACAAAATATAGAGAGAGATAATGAAATTATGGATTTTATTGATCAAAGTGACTTAGAAGAATGTTTTAATCCTTCAATTCATCTTAATAATTTAAGTGTAATATGGGAGAAGTTAGGTATCTAG
- a CDS encoding cytochrome c biogenesis protein ResB, whose protein sequence is MIIFKNLILKISSLRFAISLIIFIAIASGIGTFIPQDNNNKFYIDNFDRAPIFGFLDGEKVLKLQLDHIYTSFWFLFTLILLCISLAACSFRRQIPSLKASLKWIEYKSEKKFSKLQLTTSHPINEDGEHISKVDLLLKKKGWKTYKFNSHISARKGLIGKIGPLVVHIGLIVLLIGSAYGSFTSQSKEQYLLPGETLDLVNESTNSKANVKLVDFSIERESDGVPKQFISKLNFSSEDLNLNEMKTTKVNHPIRFKGLTIYQADWAISNVVLEIDNILYQLQLKEIPEIGNQVWGVLVELGSENKKNFLLTINNENGPLKISNIENFSGNNLYINDDPLEVNSSKVSLKKIIPSSGLIIKNDPSIPFIYFSFFLIIFGTIISLIPTNQLWILVNKESQKLSIGGLSNKNLVGFKKEFFKLSDEIKNF, encoded by the coding sequence ATGATTATTTTTAAGAATCTAATTTTAAAAATATCAAGTTTAAGATTCGCAATATCACTTATAATCTTCATAGCTATTGCCAGTGGCATAGGTACTTTTATCCCTCAAGATAATAATAATAAATTTTATATTGATAATTTCGATAGAGCTCCCATTTTTGGATTTTTAGATGGAGAAAAAGTCTTAAAACTTCAATTGGATCATATATATACAAGCTTTTGGTTTTTATTTACATTAATTCTTCTTTGCATTTCTCTGGCAGCTTGTAGTTTCAGGAGGCAAATTCCTTCATTAAAAGCTTCATTAAAATGGATTGAATATAAGAGCGAAAAAAAATTTAGCAAACTGCAACTAACTACAAGTCATCCAATCAATGAAGATGGAGAACATATATCAAAAGTAGATTTGTTACTTAAAAAAAAGGGATGGAAAACATACAAATTTAATAGTCATATTTCTGCAAGAAAAGGGTTAATTGGAAAAATCGGTCCTTTAGTTGTACATATCGGATTAATAGTCTTACTTATAGGTTCAGCATATGGAAGTTTTACAAGTCAATCAAAAGAACAATATTTACTGCCTGGAGAAACTTTAGATCTTGTTAATGAGAGCACAAACTCAAAAGCCAATGTAAAATTAGTCGATTTTTCTATAGAACGAGAAAGTGATGGTGTGCCCAAACAGTTTATTTCAAAATTAAATTTTTCTTCTGAAGATCTAAATTTAAATGAAATGAAAACAACCAAAGTTAATCACCCAATCAGGTTTAAAGGATTAACTATTTATCAAGCAGATTGGGCAATATCAAATGTTGTTTTAGAAATAGATAATATCCTTTATCAATTACAATTAAAGGAGATTCCAGAAATCGGTAATCAAGTTTGGGGAGTTTTAGTTGAATTAGGATCGGAGAATAAAAAAAATTTCCTTTTAACAATAAATAATGAAAATGGTCCACTTAAAATTTCGAATATAGAAAATTTTTCCGGGAATAATCTCTATATCAATGACGACCCTTTAGAAGTTAACTCTTCAAAAGTATCTCTGAAAAAAATAATCCCCAGCAGTGGATTAATAATTAAAAATGATCCGTCCATACCATTTATTTATTTTTCTTTTTTCTTAATAATTTTTGGAACAATAATAAGTCTTATACCAACTAACCAATTATGGATTCTGGTAAATAAAGAATCACAAAAGTTATCTATTGGAGGCCTTAGTAATAAAAATCTAGTAGGTTTTAAAAAAGAATTTTTTAAATTATCAGACGAAATAAAAAATTTTTAA